The following coding sequences lie in one Zonotrichia leucophrys gambelii isolate GWCS_2022_RI chromosome 4A, RI_Zleu_2.0, whole genome shotgun sequence genomic window:
- the CSTF2 gene encoding cleavage stimulation factor subunit 2 isoform X8 yields MEHSVPSTAGGCGAALLWLLRAQCWSGSVLLTAIPVPPTGVFQAGHQALVLSVQLLGVLGAASPILSLVGSREAHSWHRLVYDRETGKPKGYGFCEYQDQETALSAMRNLNGREFSGRALRVDNAASEKNKEELKSLGTGAPIIESPYGDPVNPEDAPESISRAVASLPPEQMFELMKQMKLCVQNSPQEARNMLLQNPQLAYALLQAQVVMRIVDPEIALKILHRQTSVPPLIPGNQQAVPGPGPGPGPGPGPGPNAQLNPQNTPSSQPQAIGGMHVNGAPPLMQPPMQGGVPAPGQMAAPVQGPGPGPMAPGVGRDPRGLEPRVLEARALEARGLEPRVLEPRVLEARAMEARVLEPRGLEPRGPGPTPRGPMPGGIQGPGPLNMGASGPQGPRQVPNMAGAGMQGGGIPGAGVQGAGQPGGFSPGQSQVTPQDHEKAALIMQVLQLTADQIAMLPPEQRQSILILKEQIQKSTGAP; encoded by the exons ATGGagcacagtgtccccagcacagcaggtgggtgtggagctgccctgctgtggctgctgagggctcagtgctggtcaggctctgtgctcctcactgccatccctgtgcctcccACAGGTGTTTTCCAGGCTGGACACCAGGCCCTGGTGCTCTCAGTTCAGCTTTTGGGAGTTCTGGGAGCAGCCagtcccatcctgtccctcgTGGGGTCACGGGAggcacacagctggcacag gctggtgtaCGACAGGGAGACGGGCAAGCCCAAGGGCTATGGCTTCTGCGAGTACCAGGACCAGGAGACGGCGCTCAGCGCCATGCGCAACCTCAACGGGCGCGAGTTCAGCGGCAGGGCCCTGCGCGTGGACAACGCCGCCAGCGAGAAGAACAAGGAGGAGCTCAAGA GCTTGGGCACAGGTGCCCCCATCATCGAGTCACCCTATGGGGACCCTGTCAACCCAGAGGACGCCCCCGAGTCCATCAGCCGGGCCGTGGCCAGCCTGCCCCCCGAGCAGATGTTTGAGCTGATGAAGCAGATGAAG CTGTGTGTCCAGAACAGCCCCCAGGAAGCCAGGAACATGCTGCTCCAGAACCCCCAGCTGGCTTATGCACTGCTGCAGGCCCAGGTGGTCATGAGGATCGTTGACCCCGAGATCGCGCTG AAAATCCTGCATCGCCAGACCAGTGTTCCTCCTCTGATCCCCGGCAaccagcaggcagtgccaggcccGGGGCCTGGGCCGGGACCGGGGCCTGGGCCAGGGCCCAACGCGCAGCTGAACCCCCAGAACACCCCATcgtcccagccacaggccatA GGCGGGATGCACGTCAATGGCGCTCCTCCTCTGATGCAGCCACCCATGCAGGGGggagtgccagccccaggacagatggcagcccctgtgcagggcccAGGCCCTGGCCCCATGGCTCCAGGAG TCGGAAGAGATCCGCGGGGGCTGGAGCCGCGCGTGCTGGAGGCGCGGGCGCTGGAGGCGCGGGGCCTGGAGCCGCGGGTGCTGGAGCCACGAGTGCTGGAGGCCAGGGCCATGGAGGCCAGGGTGCTGGAGCCACGGGGCCTGGAGCCCCGAGGGCCTGGTCCCACCCCGCGGGGCCCGATGCCTGGTGGGATACAGGGTCCTGGGCCGCTGAACATGGGAGCCAGTGGCCCACAGGGGCCCCGCCAG GTTCCTAACATGGCTGGGGCAGGCATGCAGGGAGGAGGCATACCTGGGGCAGGAGTCCAAGGAGCTGGTCAGCCTGGAGGCTTTAGCCCTGGACAGAGCCAGGTCACCCCCCAGGATCATGAGAAG GCAGCGCTGATCATGCAGGTCCTGCAGCTGACAGCAGACCAGATCGCCATGCTGCCCCCAGAACAGCGGCAGAGCATCCTCATTCTGAAGGAGCAAATCCAGAAATCCACAGGGGCACCCTGA
- the CSTF2 gene encoding cleavage stimulation factor subunit 2 isoform X7, whose amino-acid sequence MEHSVPSTAGGCGAALLWLLRAQCWSGSVLLTAIPVPPTGVFQAGHQALVLSVQLLGVLGAASPILSLVGSREAHSWHRLVYDRETGKPKGYGFCEYQDQETALSAMRNLNGREFSGRALRVDNAASEKNKEELKSLGTGAPIIESPYGDPVNPEDAPESISRAVASLPPEQMFELMKQMKLCVQNSPQEARNMLLQNPQLAYALLQAQVVMRIVDPEIALKILHRQTSVPPLIPGNQQAVPGPGPGPGPGPGPGPNAQLNPQNTPSSQPQAIGGMHVNGAPPLMQPPMQGGVPAPGQMAAPVQGPGPGPMAPGGGMQPQVGMPGAGPVPLERGQVGRDPRGLEPRVLEARALEARGLEPRVLEPRVLEARAMEARVLEPRGLEPRGPGPTPRGPMPGGIQGPGPLNMGASGPQGPRQVPNMAGAGMQGGGIPGAGVQGAGQPGGFSPGQSQVTPQDHEKAALIMQVLQLTADQIAMLPPEQRQSILILKEQIQKSTGAP is encoded by the exons ATGGagcacagtgtccccagcacagcaggtgggtgtggagctgccctgctgtggctgctgagggctcagtgctggtcaggctctgtgctcctcactgccatccctgtgcctcccACAGGTGTTTTCCAGGCTGGACACCAGGCCCTGGTGCTCTCAGTTCAGCTTTTGGGAGTTCTGGGAGCAGCCagtcccatcctgtccctcgTGGGGTCACGGGAggcacacagctggcacag gctggtgtaCGACAGGGAGACGGGCAAGCCCAAGGGCTATGGCTTCTGCGAGTACCAGGACCAGGAGACGGCGCTCAGCGCCATGCGCAACCTCAACGGGCGCGAGTTCAGCGGCAGGGCCCTGCGCGTGGACAACGCCGCCAGCGAGAAGAACAAGGAGGAGCTCAAGA GCTTGGGCACAGGTGCCCCCATCATCGAGTCACCCTATGGGGACCCTGTCAACCCAGAGGACGCCCCCGAGTCCATCAGCCGGGCCGTGGCCAGCCTGCCCCCCGAGCAGATGTTTGAGCTGATGAAGCAGATGAAG CTGTGTGTCCAGAACAGCCCCCAGGAAGCCAGGAACATGCTGCTCCAGAACCCCCAGCTGGCTTATGCACTGCTGCAGGCCCAGGTGGTCATGAGGATCGTTGACCCCGAGATCGCGCTG AAAATCCTGCATCGCCAGACCAGTGTTCCTCCTCTGATCCCCGGCAaccagcaggcagtgccaggcccGGGGCCTGGGCCGGGACCGGGGCCTGGGCCAGGGCCCAACGCGCAGCTGAACCCCCAGAACACCCCATcgtcccagccacaggccatA GGCGGGATGCACGTCAATGGCGCTCCTCCTCTGATGCAGCCACCCATGCAGGGGggagtgccagccccaggacagatggcagcccctgtgcagggcccAGGCCCTGGCCCCATGGCTCCAGGAG GTGGGATGCAGCCACAGGTTGGGATGCCAGGTGCAGGGCCAGTCCCCTTGGAGCGTGGACAAG TCGGAAGAGATCCGCGGGGGCTGGAGCCGCGCGTGCTGGAGGCGCGGGCGCTGGAGGCGCGGGGCCTGGAGCCGCGGGTGCTGGAGCCACGAGTGCTGGAGGCCAGGGCCATGGAGGCCAGGGTGCTGGAGCCACGGGGCCTGGAGCCCCGAGGGCCTGGTCCCACCCCGCGGGGCCCGATGCCTGGTGGGATACAGGGTCCTGGGCCGCTGAACATGGGAGCCAGTGGCCCACAGGGGCCCCGCCAG GTTCCTAACATGGCTGGGGCAGGCATGCAGGGAGGAGGCATACCTGGGGCAGGAGTCCAAGGAGCTGGTCAGCCTGGAGGCTTTAGCCCTGGACAGAGCCAGGTCACCCCCCAGGATCATGAGAAG GCAGCGCTGATCATGCAGGTCCTGCAGCTGACAGCAGACCAGATCGCCATGCTGCCCCCAGAACAGCGGCAGAGCATCCTCATTCTGAAGGAGCAAATCCAGAAATCCACAGGGGCACCCTGA